The sequence CGCTTAGAGGAAGAGGACGGAGCGCGCGAACACGCCacagacaacaacaacaacgggcCAACAACTAGcggccatgtttgttccacttcACGCATCTGAAGGATTTACAACAAAACCAAGTATGAACGTTGTGGAAATAAGATAACAGCGCCACCGGGTGCTAAGAAGACCTCACGTAAATCTCACTAAGAATTAAGTTCGAAATAGaaggaattttaatttatttatttgctagACGTGTGCCTGATGAGTAGGGCcatgtgttttcgtaccatgtgcgtctctgcctgaggacgggagcagatagcagttcccgaaacgtggcttctttctgttttggaaaaactattgtgtttgtttcgtcttttcgttttgtcgtgtttttgtctcgtttcaactgttctgctgaattttttttgggttaaatatttttgtgctgtcatcatttgtggtttttttttttcgttctcttactccatttttctttgtttttctttttttgttgaccatattcctgttatggaatattatgtggtgtttatatcctgttgacaacagcaatttttttgtttaattttgtgttttttgtcttttgggtatttttttagttttcttctacagaaaaagtgcgtagcaatggcgtatgtccaaaagcttacatcaagccatgcactcccattgcacaaatctttcaaagataatactaggCCCAGTTTTGATTTTATAACGTTAGAAATCTATCCTACTTTCGTTACACTCCACTTTTCAAACTGGCAtctcgatttataagacgtactCATGTCAAAAATATGAAAAGGTTATTTTATTAGTATTTCAAAACTTTGATAGGAACTAATTATGATTTAGAGATACGCTCAAGATTTATGCAGAATATTTTATACGTTTATATTGAATAATTAcgatacatataaaatattttaaacacgttttatttgactaaaataacaggaaaaaaaagaattttaatttattctttaaCGAAACCCAAATGTAACCTGTCAACGAAGTGACCTACAGCTAGCATCATACAAACGCGACTTTGCACTTTACCGCCCCACCGTTAACCAAATCCCTAAATAACGGTTTTAATGAAGTTTGATGCGGAAGTGTTTTGGCATTAGCCGGAGCGTACTCTGAGTATCACTTCTCCCACTGTTTGCTTACAAAATGTTTCCATGATAGAAATTTTTTCGTGTGTGTGATTTGTGTTGATCGAATAAAAAAGCGGAATTGAGGCCGGGCCAATTCAGGAGCAATTGGAAGAcaaagtgtgtgtgtgggggggggggggggggtggagagacgTGGTTCGGGTACGTGGGATCGAATCCAAGCGGAAGAAGTGTCCCCGAGAGGTGGAGAGTAAGTAGGAAGATATAGTACGTTCTGGGACAGGGTCTGGGAGCTTGGGATTCAGGGATTCgtagcagccatcttggattgcgtcatttccggcggccatcttggatggccatGAATTTGACCTTTGGCctcagtggccatcttggattacatatttcacgtccaccatcttggaatcgcagacggccgccaatcacaaggatacAATCGCTAGGGCGGgcaaaccttgttgcagtctaacaaacgatcagattatttcgcgaaaaatgctcgctgatgatggcgactgcaatgtcgatcgaaacgtcggtttaattattcgccaaggacacggctacaacccagaagccaagctacttcaaatgattcaatagtcgacgtagctgctacggcagcgaattctagcggcgggtgcggaaactacacgtGATTTACTTCAACAAATGTTGTAAAAAACACAATCTgagtgtatatttatcacgctgggcATTCTTTTacagaattctacgttaaatttcgtgtccgagtttggtttttttataagtttgtttacaacatgagaacacatcaatttTCTAGTTACCGAGGTgagatattacacatctctggagaGTACTAAAATACACGCAAACATGTTTCTTTTTTATGCACGTGATTGTTTTTAGTGATCTAGATTCAAATTCATACATACTAACCGGAAATACTCGCGCACATGTTTCTTTTTTTACGAACGTGATTTGTTTTTAACGACCTAGATTCAAATTCAAACTTACCAACCGTCATCAGACGTTAACAAGCCGCCATTTTCGCTACGTTTTTAGGCGTTACAATATGGCGACTTCAGCCACGCCACGGAAATGCCTTCCGCGCCGCGCGGAGCGTTGTTGACGGCTTCGCGCGCCAGCGCCAGAGGACTCCGGCGAGCCGACACCAGACTATCAACACGCGCCCTGACGTCACCGGCATTGTTGCATCGCCGCCGCGGGCACGTAGGTGTTCACGGCAGGGGGGGTGGGTGGAGGAGGAGAGAGGGGAGGAACCGGCTCTCCCCGCAGTAAACAACGCTAGGTGCTGCCAACCTTGACTCGCGCGGACGAACACTCGGCCAGTGTTGCCACATTTCAGCGGAGCCCAGGACCACAGACTACGTGAATACgtcccgtccccccccccccccccccccccccgataccattttttttgaagtgaaacttctttgggcgcgatgccgaacaaacttttattattagagacctgaaaaattcgcgggttcattacgtgctatgctaaaattcaaataattataccttagtgctgcttctgccattggttcactgttaatctggaggactgagggccaattagagaccctcactcgtagaagtgtcgaatcacagggccacccagtcgagacgactcacaagtcagcagccaatgaacagttggcatttgcccgagtgtgtaaaggatattggagtctatcctggaggtcattgaacccgcgaatttttccggtctcaatttattattaattttttcctagcctaagttaatctaagtgtgtaagggggggggggtccaagttaggggaggacctaagtgtgtctcaggccgaagcctatacactctaacaTGCGTGGTTTCaaccatgcagaacaagggcgcgtACATCGTGCCTTAGGTACTAAAACTTTTATATTACTCTTATTCATTTATATGGTgctgtgctcacaaattgctggtaAGGTGTCAccggataatcatttggtagttaatatagttacttactaacactgACAAACAGATGTCGTATACATCGCGCGATTTCATTGGTTGAAATTAAGAGAGAGATTTCAatattgtgaaccgatttcgcacatgTCGTGCGCATGGCCTGCTATGCAGTagcttatgtttgttttttttttttacgtgaatacgtctttaaaattgcttccgtagtgggaggcaattaaaaaaaaagaatgataacaaaatcgggggatacagtttggcgttgcagctacatatctgccatctccatccaaaatttaattacaccactggaatgctaaaggatcaaagaatccgTTACGCCAAGTGATGGACTGTGTGTCgcatcctcctcccccccccccccccccccccgggtcttCCACCCTCCGGGTGACCAACGAGTCTGAGGAAACGGCGACGGCGATGCCGCACCTTATCTCtccgtgaacggaacggaagtctcaATGGGACGGAGCCGCGTAACAGCCGGTGCTGCCGTCTGCGTCGGACACCGGTGTTCACGAAGCCAAAGGGGAATCTTCGTATTACCAAAACTCTTTATAACGAATTTTcaacaagatgatgatgatgataataataatttattttccattttttttttactctttgttaacaatatttacTTCATTAACCaagaaatttagcactcacgaaagccaGCTTGTATGTGATTGCATCTAGTCACTTcgaattacatgcggtattttgacgattgtaaccatttgtaaatgtataataactgagaaatagatatataaaatatgacctaagaaactttacattagttgtataaagatgaaagttagaaagagcaatttattaaaatgcaatattatgtataaacaaaaaacgtataaattattataaatcataacattgttacatgaataaatgaaaatataattaaatgtataataatataataattaaaatgtaacagCGTTGTCGAAAATCTGGTTGACTTCGGTCCGCACCATCCACCACAGCAGATGTCGCGCATTGGAAAGAAGGAAAAGTGCACACGCTTATAGCCTGGAACGTggagtagcaatttttttttttccgccggaGCATCTGAAGGTAGGCAAGCCACAACGACAGAGCTGTTCTGCGGGTGGCTTACCTCGCAGGCGAAGAGGACGACCCCCACCCTCCTACCCTGCTGGTAATGGTTGCTGacaacttctatttttttttctaaggagatgtaattgaaaaacgccatcttggtttcaatcgtttttgttaacatttttgttaacatttttgtttatatcatttaattttaagaaatctGGCGTTTTTCAGCATTGCACATACTATCATGGAATGCCTGTTATTAACTGTGACTGTTACGATTAATTTctcctgtgatttttttttttcagaatgactacaactgtaataattctGTCAGTAGACACAGTTTTgcggtcttagaaaaatcaagaaatagtatAAATGATATATCtgtatattaaaacttattaatagggacctgaaaaattcgcggtttcgatgaccttcaggatagtctacacattcctctgtacactggggaaaataacgccagttcgttggctgctgacttgtgagtcgtctcaaattggtttgcctgtgatttgttacttctttggttgagggttgctcattggcccagagtcgcccagacgaaaaGTGAGCCAATAGTAAGAGCAGCTTctaggtatatgtgtatgaatttcagactatcgcagaaatgaatctgcgaatttttccggtctctacttataaatattaactttgaTATAcaaaataagtagagaccggaaaaatgcgcGGGTTctatgacctttaggatagactccaatatcctctacacactcgggcaaatgccaactgttcattggctgctgacttgtgagtcgtctcgactgggtggccctgtgattcgacacttctacgagtgagggtctctaattggccctcagtcctccagattaacagtggaccaatggcagaagcagcactaaggtataattatttgaattttagcatagcacgtaatgaacccgcgaatttttcaggtctctgccgATCAGGGGAAAGCTTGCATGGTTGGTTGCCTGCACATTGAGCAACTCGACCCGGGCAAACAGCAGGAAGATGCGAAGGAAGGGGCACGTACGTGCTAACGTGCCGTCGCCACACGTCATGGAGGTATTACTCCAAGGAGGGGGTGTCTGTTATAAAAATTGAAGCACGAAATTTAACATGgaattctttgaaaaaaaaaaaataataataataataatgccgagcgttatgAATGAACTGACGAgtaaaatagtcgcttttcaaTACCAAAATTTCCGGATGCGGATCGCACACTTTACTTTCtgtgcccgccgctagaattcgctgcctgaatcataaACATTGCTCGATGCAGTTAATGAGATAAAGTTTCTTCACACGTTAGAAGCTATACTTaaatggcattactaaaatatttacctgaaacattttaaagctgatattataacactaagtatatgtgtatataaatattttcaataaaacgACTGTAATCagtttgtaaatatttcctacaaaaacaaaccttaactttattgaacagattcaacattattatattatgttattaaaaaaaacattttacagtgaCGAGACATGTACTATAAACATTGTAATGCCAGCTTTTCAAAACctcttattattttttactacaaCCGTTTTAGTTTATCAATTATATTCAAAGgtagtttcaccatcataaagtttaattttgttaatgttcacgaaagtgactatatacggggtttatgttgctacacgcggGGTCCACCATCTTCGCGACACATCTCCGTTCATAGACTGTCCGTTAAATTTCTACGAAaatacttctaccaaatgcctaACTCTGAGAGCTAACAATTtagacgtaacaacgtctaataaatcgatgaaagccggctgcacgcacgaaaaagtctcccgttacgcacattgtcccattacgctgtatcccgttacgctcattgtacgcttgcgccgcatctatctctcttccactcgattgtaacaaccatcgatttgacttttttcgaggcacattaaacttgaaacactcccattcgtttcctacttttcctatcatcgtcctatccttaacagaataacacagattggaagaagttaaatagcaaacacgtataaaagttatagttgaaataatctcttcgttaaagcaataaacatatttgaattaatgagtgcaaataaaagtaaatttataaattaaattgtagatttcatttcactccttctttgtatccatacaaaatagtgatgattcaataaaaatgattcaattttattcataaaagtatgcaatcatttcatcaaagttttgttatgacgtcacgttaaactatcgtccgtaaaccgactttacagacaaccaaattgtttttattttattcataaggTGAGGTAAAGGTGGAATGACTTCAACAATCAAGGCGGCACGCCCGCCCCCTGACTTGTGCCTCCGCGTCACACGTGACGAGACGGCGAGAGCGACGCCGCTAACCAACGAGGCGTCGCCGCCATTAGCGAGTCCTTGAGGGAGACGCATCGTGTGACACGGGACACAATCCCCGCCCGCGCAGCGCGTGCAAGTGGCGCGCCAGGGTTGCCAACACAGATCAAGGGAAAAACACAGTTGGAGCGTGAGGTGCGATTCTCGTAAAGGATTAGATAAAAAttggtccgggggggggggggggggggttggtttgtGACTTCAAAAGGGGAGGGAGATTTCCGTGTACcccacgtaccaatatggcggccgtttgtttacgaATGCATCAGctgggggtgctgtcacaacttagaaacacctaaatttgaaacacacaagatagaatcttctaatttacgcctgttctaagttgtgtgtttccaagttatgacgtttctaagttgtgtggttctgcgttgtgtgtgtctaagttacatgtttctagttatgacaattctaagttgtgagtttctaacttgtgacatttctaagttatgactttctaagttatgatatgtCTAAGTTGTGTGGTATGCgtgttgtgtttctaagttacgtgtttctaagttatgacagttccaagttgtgagtttctaacttgtgatggttctaagttatgactttctaagttatgatgttgctaagttgtgtgtttctacgttgtgtgtttctaagttatgtgtttctaagttattatcgTTCTAActcatgacagttctaagttatgtggattttttcaagatttctaagttatgactgttctaagttgtgtgtttctaagttatgtgtggttccacatcagctgtacctgtatttgAGGTTAAGTTGGAGATTAATGTCAACTCTTATCATTATATTTGGATTTCGCCAGGGGCTTAGCCAGGGTTTTTTTTtcggggttcaaccccccccccccccccccccaagcaccaaatctttaattaatttcttattcatcactcaagcaaatttcatattaaaattaataaaatttttaccattacaatatttaaatttaagaaccgaaaactgctaaaatagcactattttacaccttaaaatccaaattttcccaggggaggacccccggaccccctgctttaacACAAAGAGGGGGGTGACCATGCTTCTTAataccccccatacacaaatcctggctacaccactggaTCTCGCGCGCTGCATTTGGCAACCAGAGATGATTAGGAAACTCATTCATGACCCCCTTTGATGCCGGGGACCCAAGGTTcttgcccccaccccccttcacACTCTCACTATTCACAGCATGTACGTTCGTTAGAAATTACAcctacttggcgtgataaaaaataactttaatattgcatgaaaataattaataggaataaaataatcatattacTGGAGTTATAAACACGGTTGGTAAAGTACAAATcctataaaactaaaatataaaataaatactcagtattaaatattaatataaacatttatataaaagtaatgatttaattttgtttagtaatagtgatgaaatttaattaataatgaaggtcaataattaataaattgaatGCTTATtctagtttattaattttaattatttattagtaatgtaataatttataatgcaaggGGAAACTTTATCCTCCACTTCGTGCTTAGCACGTCGTcgttctgacaaaaaaaaattttttttatgtagcctaCAGCAATATCATTATAAATGTGGTTTAAATGCAAGATCTAAAAAAACCATATTATGAACactgtttttcttttaaaaaaaacttaaattcacGTAGTAATAGAATTGGCATGTGCAGCTCAATTCTTGTATTTATATCAGTTGGTTGACATTGTATATGCTAGTAGtaagtttgttatatttataattttaagtaaggACAGTTCGATTCATTGCTTACACATGCACTCAATCTACACTTTGCCACTGCCTTAAGCCTTTGTGCTTCTACTGACAGACaatgcacagcttaaaccggtgggtctacaagcatgaaattttgcataggaaTTCCTTATATAATTTAGGAGAGCACTAgaaatgatttttgaaaattcattcctTAAGGGGGTTAAACGGATGAAAGTTTGGGAAAGCCCATCAAGCATGCTGTCAgtaaagcacaaaatttaaaatatgttttatacatCTTCAAATAACTTAAATGACTTTTACAAAcaggtttaaaatatttaaattaagtgtATAAGATAGATAATAGTTTGTAAGTTATTATATTCCATGAAAGAAATCTTACTGCTCCTATCAGTTGATAATGTTTTGGGTAAAAAATGTCTGATAGAATTACTTATTTTctattatgtataattttttacatgAGTTCCTTAGATAATGTAGGTGAACACTAAGAGAGGATTGTTTTAAAATCCATCCCCTAAGTTgattaaataggggatgaaagtttgtaaggAAGTTTGGCATTTTTGAAGTTAATAAGACGGAAATTTATCTTTACTcttctgtttattaataaaatacagtTCTATCAGCTTTTTTGGTgattcatcaaaaatgaggatcaaatacttttttATCAGGCACATGactaatttacagtaaaaatattgttCGGCTTAAACTTCAAAGACATATACCAGCCTTGGTAAATGTTTTATACCATAAGTCATATAGATgttattaacttattttattgtaatgAACCTGCAGACAAAGTTTCTCAGTCAAATTCactttttaagtaaatataagcCCTTAAAAGGCTATTTTAACCCATTTATGATGcctcaaaaagttttaaaaatgttacataGTAAGTACAGTACACTATTTTCCAGAGGTCAGGTGTGGTctggagtaaaatatttttgttattgctccagttttttttatttatagggTTTCTTTTAGGAGAAGAGATGTCTGGGAAGGGGGGATTGTACTTATTGGCTCTCGCATAGAACTGAGCTAATTTAATAGCATGAAAAATACaggatgtcccagtttcaatggtatattatattataacagACTATTTACAACTAATATTACatgaaattgaaggtaaactaacctagtttttttcttaccaatgttcaatatgtgcacctttagttctACGGCACAAATCCAACCTTAGGTCCAACGATTCTTCCtatactttggttaacaagtacGGAGTGATGGAACCGATAGCTTCTTCAGTTTCGTGTCTCAACCCTGGAAAATCATTATGTAGCAATGGAacttaaatatgattttttatcaaaccccaaagcaaaaaaaaaatattgtagaattcatgtcaggtgaacgtggaggccagggaaaaagagctctgtcgtctcgaccattacgaccaatccaagcTAAGGGACTTGGACATTCAACCACTCTCGAACCAAGAGATCTCAACGGGGAGTGGCTTCATCCTGTTGCCAAACGTtaacaggttcaccctctactaattgaaGTAATTACTCTCAGGAatcaccattttgcgtaggtggcgctgcaagcgagaaaacaccAACAAAGCactattcgcgcatgcgcttatctaaaactgtttgagttttatcttttaattgtgaccttgaaccaacactctcaCAATGCTTACTGTCGACACTATTGAAAttcataactgggacattctttcacggacattgccaaataaagtttccaGGTCCAACCTCTTCTAACcgggggaaagagccattctgtCGCAGCGCAAGCAAGCGAGAAAAGACAACAACGCAGTATTCACACACGTGTGCTCGtctgaaactgtttgagttactctttaactgTGTGCAGCGCTTACAGTCGGTAGCTGGGATATTCTGCAGCGCGAAGCAGCTCTGGAACACTCACCCCCGGCAGGCGACGGAGACGACGCACCAGGCACAGCTCGCGGCGGCGCAGGCCCGGAAGAGCGCGGCCGTGCCGAGGCCGTGGGCCAGCGCTCCGCCCGCCAGGCAGCCGAGGGCGTGTCCCAGGTCCCGGGGCGCCGGGCGAACGGCGTCGTCCTCGTCGGGACGCAGCAGGGCGGAGCCGGCGCCGGCCAGGGGCGCCACCGCGAGGGACCACCACGCTGGGCCCAGCGCCGCCCCCGCACCGAAGTGCGCGGCCAATAGCGCGGCCCCGAGCCCCCCGccgcgcccccctcccccccgccgcACGGCCGCCTCGGCGAGGGCCCCCAGCGCCGCATAGCCGCAGTACAGCAGCTCGTAGTCCAGCGGGAAGCCCCCGAGCGACGCCACGTGCCACAGCATGAACTCCGAGCTGCAAGCCGTCAGGGCCCCCGAGGCGAAGCGCGCCGCCAGCCGCGCGGGCCTgcgacacacacgcacacgcacttACCCCCGTTGTCCCAGGTCCACTTGCTCCCAGGCTACAAGGCAGTCCTCAACACTCTCGCACTGTTTCCAATCCTAACAGTCTccaaaatgtttaaaatacaaaCTAAATCAATTCAAATAAATTTCCAAACTGTAAATTGTTATCGCggtataacaataaaaattaaaaaaaaaaaaattttcaaggatATTTTTGATGTGATACTGTCTTATAAAGCGACACacaaaaattgtcacgttccgcctgagcccagagcgtgcaagaaccggccgacctccgtgcgaggaaaatcttctgtaatatcaaacaggttaaggcaggcttttttaaCTAGTCGTTCgtgattatatatttaaacaaattattttaaattaaattttgcaaaaaaactgtacatgatattcgaaaattaaaaagtattcaatttttcgtcaatgttttctttatgacgttatcacataaaattatcgtccgtaaaccgactttacagacaaaacctCCCTTTTTAATGTTGTATAGCATAGGGGATAAAGATTAAACAACAAACTTAGTAACTTCTTCTTTCTCTTATAGTTTTAAAATAGACGTACACTCTATACTACGATGCTTAGGAACAagaaggaatttttattttaaatgcaaagtTTGTAAGAGAATGCTTAAAACACAAATTACTTGATTGGAAATACTGTCAGCAAAGTTCCTACTTTTAATAAAAGCTGTCATCCTCTTTTAACATTATATTAGTACAATTATGATATTTTATACAgattagtaaataatatttaacaaaacTGATAGTATTTTTTTCCCAAGTTAGAAAAAGATTTCACTATTCGTTCATCACTTGCCAACAAAGATGTTTTTAGATATTAATCaatgttagttttaattttcaacacaacttcaAGCTATCGTTTAATTATTTGATGAGTACTGTTCAGTAATTGTCGTCACAGTTGTTAGATGTGTATTGTATTTTACTGTAATATTAGGTCTCATATTTTTAGATATTTATTCGCTTGATTTAATTCATAAGTTCTTGTTCTACTGTATATTATGTGTTTTTTGtctatgttttatgttttttttttatgtaatcaaagttttatcaatttttttttcccttatatttttttccttgtttggtTTTTATAAGAACACATGGCTTTACGCTATGGGTGTACatgtcaaaattattaaaaataaataaataaataaataaataaatgactgGACCACAGTGGTTTAGATATGTCTCTCTGTGACTGTTATCCAAAGATGCCCCGCTAGGGGAGAAGTAAATGAATCGGCTTGTCCCGATTAACTAGAACAAAAAGATTCTAGCTAAGAAACAACCCAATGGAAAAGTAATCATCGCTAGAGCAAACACATGGCTATGAGTTTTAGGCCTGTGTAAAGCTTTAACTCAGGgaatcaatcaaagctcttttCAATATTCAGTTTGACTTTGCTTAGGATATTTGCTTTTCGTTCTATTTGgagcttcggttgtgatgcaaagctttgcgTCTGATGTGAAGCTAGATGATTTTTGCGAAGCTTTAAAACATGGAATCCTAAGATTCACtcatgtttttattgttttatgtatgttttacACCAATAAAGTTACTTacttatagtatatatatatatgtgtgtgtgtgtgtgtgtgtacacatacacacacacacacacacatatatatatatcctaatcGGTTAATCACTTAGtgagttcaaacattacaaatgttagggtatttatattttttatttcaattcagtattttataaaataagagtGATACAGCCTTCCTGAGAACAAACAATATTCGCAAGGCGATTCGACTTTGtgt comes from Bacillus rossius redtenbacheri isolate Brsri chromosome 18, Brsri_v3, whole genome shotgun sequence and encodes:
- the LOC134541447 gene encoding uncharacterized protein LOC134541447 isoform X2, which encodes MLWHVASLGGFPLDYELLYCGYAALGALAEAAVRRGGGGRGGGLGAALLAAHFGAGAALGPAWWSLAVAPLAGAGSALLRPDEDDAVRPAPRDLGHALGCLAGGALAHGLGTAALFRACAAASCAWCVVSVACRGLRRCHRGRPYTHVLLTTPDERDSPAESDDWLERALIQEERREGQIPTARADSSPSSSDSDS